Proteins encoded within one genomic window of Pigmentiphaga sp. H8:
- a CDS encoding tripartite tricarboxylate transporter substrate binding protein: protein MDTHRLHRALAGLAAFCCAASASAASYPAKPVTLVVPFGAGGITDLVARATGKALAQQLGQPVIIENKPGAGGNIAAEYVKHAQPDGYTLMFTTMGVVAVNPHTMKVPFDSFRDFTYVSAVASTPHVVAVNPSVPAKTLADLVALAREKPESLSFGTAGVGSSPYQGMKIMEGSARVTFLHVPFKSGAESVANVVGNQVNLTFEATPVVMPFAKSGKLRALALANPERIPGAPDLPSTAELGYPDLVSGSISGVIGPAALPRDIVDTLNRAIQQALKDDQFKALLAGQGTATASSTPEEFRKAVAAEYERWARIMKSATLVKN, encoded by the coding sequence ATGGATACGCATCGCCTTCATCGGGCCCTGGCCGGCCTGGCCGCCTTCTGCTGTGCCGCGTCGGCCAGCGCGGCTTCCTACCCCGCCAAGCCCGTCACGCTGGTCGTGCCGTTCGGCGCGGGCGGCATCACCGACCTGGTCGCGCGGGCAACGGGCAAGGCCCTCGCGCAACAGCTCGGGCAACCCGTCATCATCGAGAACAAGCCCGGCGCCGGCGGCAACATCGCGGCCGAATACGTCAAGCATGCGCAGCCCGACGGCTATACGCTGATGTTCACCACCATGGGCGTCGTGGCCGTCAATCCGCACACCATGAAGGTGCCGTTCGACAGCTTCCGGGACTTCACCTACGTTTCTGCCGTCGCCTCCACGCCCCACGTGGTCGCGGTCAATCCGTCCGTGCCCGCCAAGACCCTGGCGGATCTCGTCGCCCTGGCGCGCGAGAAGCCGGAAAGCCTGAGCTTCGGCACGGCCGGCGTGGGCAGTTCGCCCTACCAGGGGATGAAGATCATGGAGGGCTCGGCCCGCGTCACTTTCCTGCACGTGCCGTTCAAGAGCGGCGCCGAATCGGTGGCCAACGTGGTGGGCAACCAGGTGAACCTGACCTTCGAGGCGACCCCGGTGGTGATGCCCTTCGCCAAGTCCGGTAAGCTGCGTGCGCTGGCGCTGGCCAATCCCGAGCGCATTCCCGGCGCGCCGGACCTGCCGTCCACCGCGGAGCTGGGTTATCCGGACCTGGTCTCCGGCTCGATCTCGGGCGTGATCGGACCGGCCGCCCTGCCCAGGGACATCGTCGATACCCTGAACCGGGCCATTCAGCAGGCCCTGAAGGACGACCAGTTCAAGGCCCTGCTGGCCGGACAGGGCACCGCGACCGCCAGTTCGACGCCGGAGGAATTCCGCAAGGCCGTCGCCGCGGAATACGAGCGCTGGGCGCGGATCATGAAATCGGCGACGCTG
- a CDS encoding helix-turn-helix domain-containing protein, with the protein MQDTAGAARVFLEAFPYNENVIFPRQNAAFMPSSPSRTARSPGAGAADDAQPGNPRRLGARLAALRKLNGLTLEQLAIRAEITKSYLSKLERGLSSPTIGTLLRLARALGVETDRLIGDHHDGGDVVVVKAAERVPFSRSNERDGYTYEAIAASRQNKAMVPFIMRPPHAVDDTQDLASHAGEELIFLISGKMEIVFADRRVLMEAGDSVYFNASIPHRSRSIGKTPAQALVVVSDPSRRE; encoded by the coding sequence GTGCAAGATACGGCCGGCGCGGCGCGGGTTTTTCTCGAGGCCTTCCCCTACAATGAAAACGTCATCTTTCCGCGACAGAACGCCGCCTTCATGCCGTCTTCCCCATCCAGAACCGCACGCAGCCCGGGCGCCGGAGCGGCCGACGACGCGCAGCCGGGCAACCCGCGCCGGCTGGGCGCGCGGCTGGCGGCGCTGCGCAAATTGAACGGACTCACCCTGGAGCAGCTCGCGATCCGGGCGGAAATCACCAAGAGCTATCTGTCCAAGCTGGAGCGGGGCCTGTCCTCGCCCACCATCGGGACGTTGCTCCGGCTTGCGCGCGCGCTGGGGGTCGAGACCGACCGCCTGATCGGCGACCATCACGACGGCGGCGACGTGGTCGTGGTCAAGGCGGCCGAACGGGTGCCGTTCAGCCGGTCCAACGAACGCGACGGCTACACGTACGAAGCCATCGCCGCGTCGCGGCAGAACAAGGCCATGGTGCCGTTCATCATGCGCCCTCCGCATGCCGTGGACGACACGCAGGACCTGGCCAGCCATGCGGGGGAAGAACTGATCTTCCTGATCTCGGGAAAGATGGAGATCGTGTTCGCCGATCGCCGCGTCCTGATGGAAGCGGGCGATTCGGTCTATTTCAATGCGTCGATTCCGCACCGCTCCCGGTCGATAGGCAAGACGCCCGCGCAGGCGCTGGTGGTCGTCAGCGATCCCTCGAGGCGGGAGTGA
- a CDS encoding DUF4878 domain-containing protein: MRLASRPFSIFMLALFALVLAACSGGKPESAIEAFYRAAAKGDVEKATEQISFAQVPAAQMVQAKGKVQMIVGEMQSRINANDGLDRIEMEQVTVDEAGKAAQVRARIKYKNGKDQTQVHKLVNEDGTWKILLK; this comes from the coding sequence ATGCGTCTTGCCTCCCGCCCCTTCTCGATCTTCATGCTCGCGCTGTTCGCGCTGGTGCTTGCGGCCTGCTCCGGCGGCAAGCCCGAGTCGGCCATCGAGGCCTTCTATCGCGCGGCCGCCAAGGGCGATGTGGAAAAGGCCACCGAGCAGATCTCCTTCGCCCAGGTGCCCGCCGCGCAGATGGTGCAGGCCAAGGGCAAGGTCCAGATGATCGTGGGTGAAATGCAAAGCCGCATCAACGCCAACGACGGCCTGGACAGGATCGAGATGGAGCAGGTCACCGTCGACGAAGCGGGCAAGGCCGCGCAGGTTCGCGCGCGCATCAAGTACAAGAACGGCAAGGACCAGACCCAGGTCCACAAGCTGGTCAACGAAGACGGTACCTGGAAGATCCTGCTCAAGTGA
- a CDS encoding YiiX/YebB-like N1pC/P60 family cysteine hydrolase — MKPARAALRRLGGALVLALLGAAAQAADLLAPGARAGDLIFREGTEAVSAAVMAVDRGAYSHVGMLVGQPGNWQVVHATPSEVRGRPDGVVVDALAFFVDPRRSRRHAVYHVEAGDEARQRAVALALSMQGRPFRIADPAGTYCTELVWKAWRDAGMDLDVRFTSLALPLLPGNYLLPSDLLASPRLRPLAPALPLPARS, encoded by the coding sequence GTGAAGCCGGCCCGCGCGGCGCTGCGCCGGCTGGGCGGCGCGCTGGTCCTGGCGCTGCTGGGCGCGGCCGCACAGGCGGCGGACCTGCTCGCGCCCGGCGCCCGGGCGGGTGACCTGATCTTCCGCGAAGGCACCGAGGCGGTCAGCGCCGCCGTCATGGCGGTCGACCGCGGCGCGTACAGCCATGTCGGCATGCTGGTGGGCCAACCGGGAAACTGGCAGGTCGTGCATGCCACGCCTTCCGAAGTGCGCGGCCGGCCCGATGGCGTCGTGGTCGATGCGCTGGCGTTCTTCGTCGATCCCCGGCGCTCCCGGCGCCACGCGGTCTATCACGTCGAGGCCGGCGACGAGGCGCGCCAGCGCGCCGTCGCCCTCGCGCTGTCCATGCAGGGGCGGCCGTTCCGCATCGCCGACCCGGCCGGTACCTATTGCACAGAACTCGTCTGGAAGGCCTGGCGCGATGCCGGGATGGACCTGGACGTGCGGTTCACCTCGTTGGCCCTGCCCTTGCTGCCGGGCAACTATCTGCTGCCGAGCGACCTGCTGGCATCGCCACGGCTTCGGCCGCTGGCGCCGGCCCTGCCCTTGCCGGCGCGGAGCTAG
- a CDS encoding HD-GYP domain-containing protein: protein MSDAIPEHPTLDPLFVALSERCAETHEHCDRVGQLAWMLGSACGLAAGELELLAAAARFHDIGKIGIPDAVLHKPGRLDPDERELMMTHSERGERIFAAVPCDDSSVVAAAIRHHHEWFDGAGYPDGLHGEQIPLLSRIVSLADSYDAMASTRPYQRPRTHQDIMRIMREERGRKSDPRLYDLFEQLTQERA, encoded by the coding sequence ATGTCCGACGCCATCCCCGAACACCCCACTCTCGATCCGCTTTTCGTCGCGCTGAGCGAGCGCTGCGCCGAAACCCACGAACATTGCGACCGCGTGGGCCAACTGGCCTGGATGCTGGGCAGCGCCTGCGGCCTGGCGGCAGGCGAACTCGAATTGCTGGCCGCGGCCGCGCGCTTCCACGACATCGGCAAGATCGGCATTCCCGACGCCGTCCTGCACAAGCCCGGCCGCCTGGACCCCGATGAGCGCGAACTGATGATGACCCATTCCGAACGCGGCGAACGCATCTTCGCCGCCGTTCCCTGCGACGACTCGAGCGTCGTCGCCGCGGCCATCCGCCATCACCACGAATGGTTCGACGGCGCGGGCTATCCCGACGGCCTGCACGGCGAACAGATTCCGCTCCTGTCGCGCATCGTGAGCCTGGCCGACAGCTATGACGCGATGGCCTCGACGCGTCCCTACCAGCGGCCGCGCACGCACCAGGACATCATGCGGATCATGCGGGAAGAGCGGGGGCGCAAGAGCGACCCGCGGCTGTACGACCTGTTCGAGCAGTTGACGCAGGAACGGGCCTAG
- a CDS encoding MFS transporter, which yields MASPSLVDSRASWIIATAALCCLGMTFGAPLISTVGLKAIAGEMGGARSVPALGGSLAWLGSAVGGVMMGRLAHRFGVRWTVMAGSVSVCLGLFISTLGEPWLLYIGHGVFIGFLGMGGLNAPLYVYVSQWFERRRGSALALLSSGSYIAGVVWPLVFEHTISTWGWRATMMGYGVLEAGVVLVLASRFLRPVADTAVRAAEHKGGERPTVFGLRPNTVFVMLAGAAFLCCIPMAMPQSHLVALCSDRGLPAAVGAAMLSVLLAAAFISRQAWGLVADRIGGLRTALISSVMQAAAVSGYLYVTEQFGLFTVSIAFGLGFSALIPAYVLAVREAFPAKEAYWRVPSLMLMSGCGMAVGGWLAGYMYDRYASYDPAFFTGVLTNVANLVLLATLVVLQFRWMRRATA from the coding sequence ATGGCTTCCCCTTCGCTGGTCGACTCCAGGGCGTCCTGGATCATTGCTACCGCCGCCCTCTGTTGCCTGGGCATGACCTTCGGCGCGCCGCTGATCTCCACGGTCGGGCTCAAGGCCATCGCCGGCGAAATGGGAGGCGCTCGTTCCGTGCCCGCCCTGGGAGGCTCGCTGGCCTGGCTCGGGTCGGCGGTGGGTGGCGTGATGATGGGGCGGCTCGCGCACCGCTTCGGCGTGCGCTGGACGGTCATGGCCGGCTCCGTGTCGGTCTGCCTGGGGCTGTTCATCTCCACCCTGGGCGAGCCGTGGCTGCTGTATATCGGCCACGGCGTGTTCATCGGATTCCTCGGCATGGGCGGCCTGAACGCGCCGCTGTACGTCTACGTCAGCCAGTGGTTCGAACGCCGGCGCGGCTCCGCGCTGGCCTTGCTGTCCAGCGGAAGCTACATCGCCGGCGTCGTCTGGCCGCTGGTGTTCGAACACACCATCAGCACCTGGGGCTGGCGCGCGACCATGATGGGCTACGGCGTGCTCGAGGCAGGCGTCGTGCTGGTGCTGGCGTCCCGCTTCCTGCGGCCCGTCGCCGACACCGCCGTCCGCGCGGCGGAGCACAAGGGCGGCGAGCGGCCCACCGTGTTCGGCCTGCGCCCCAATACCGTCTTCGTCATGCTGGCCGGCGCCGCCTTCCTCTGTTGCATTCCCATGGCCATGCCGCAAAGCCACCTCGTCGCCTTGTGCTCCGACCGCGGCCTGCCGGCGGCCGTGGGCGCGGCCATGCTCTCGGTCCTGCTGGCCGCGGCCTTCATCAGCCGGCAGGCCTGGGGGCTCGTCGCCGACCGCATCGGCGGGCTGCGCACGGCGCTGATCAGTTCGGTGATGCAAGCCGCCGCCGTCTCGGGCTACCTGTACGTGACCGAGCAGTTCGGCCTTTTCACCGTCTCCATCGCCTTCGGGCTGGGCTTCAGCGCGCTGATCCCGGCCTATGTCCTGGCCGTGCGCGAGGCCTTCCCGGCGAAGGAAGCCTACTGGCGGGTTCCCTCGCTGATGCTGATGAGCGGCTGCGGCATGGCGGTGGGCGGATGGCTGGCCGGCTACATGTACGACCGGTATGCCTCGTACGATCCGGCGTTCTTCACCGGCGTGCTGACCAACGTGGCGAACCTGGTGCTGCTGGCCACGCTGGTCGTGTTGCAGTTCAGGTGGATGCGGCGGGCCACGGCGTGA
- a CDS encoding tripartite tricarboxylate transporter substrate binding protein — protein MTSRKLMLLAALALAAGNAAAAYPEQPIRLVVGYAAGGTTDLLARALSEQLSAELKTSVVVENKPGAAGSIGAAYVQNAKPDGYTVFIATVSSHGMNPSLYNSLNYDPVKGFAPVSMLASIPLVLVADPKRNYQSLDGLVKAAAAKPGSLNYSTSGNGSPVHIAAAMFGDAARVEIVHVPYRGGAMANTAVMSGDAQFTFATLPAAMPLVKAGKLDALAVTTRTRVQQLSEVPTMAENSMFADYEINTWNALLAPAGTPDDVIKTLNAAVVKVMNSPKLQASFRQEGAEPTSSSPGELKAFIDKQILYWNKVIKKLNLQIS, from the coding sequence ATGACATCACGGAAACTCATGTTGCTGGCGGCACTGGCACTGGCCGCGGGCAACGCCGCGGCGGCCTATCCTGAACAGCCCATCCGGCTGGTGGTGGGCTATGCAGCCGGGGGCACGACGGACCTGCTCGCCCGCGCGCTGAGCGAGCAGCTATCCGCCGAACTCAAGACTTCCGTGGTGGTCGAGAACAAGCCCGGGGCGGCGGGCAGCATAGGCGCGGCCTACGTACAGAACGCCAAGCCGGACGGCTACACCGTTTTCATCGCCACCGTCTCCAGCCATGGCATGAATCCTTCCCTGTACAACTCGCTCAACTACGACCCGGTGAAGGGCTTCGCACCGGTCTCGATGCTGGCGTCCATTCCGCTGGTGCTGGTGGCCGATCCCAAGCGCAACTATCAATCGCTGGACGGACTCGTGAAGGCCGCGGCCGCCAAGCCCGGATCGCTGAATTATTCGACCAGCGGCAACGGCTCGCCGGTCCACATCGCGGCGGCCATGTTCGGCGATGCCGCCAGGGTGGAGATCGTCCACGTGCCGTATCGCGGCGGCGCCATGGCCAACACCGCGGTGATGAGCGGCGACGCGCAATTCACTTTCGCCACCCTGCCGGCCGCCATGCCGCTGGTCAAGGCCGGCAAGCTCGACGCGCTGGCCGTCACGACCCGCACGCGCGTGCAGCAGCTGTCCGAGGTCCCCACCATGGCTGAGAACAGCATGTTCGCGGACTACGAGATCAACACCTGGAACGCCTTGCTGGCGCCGGCCGGAACGCCCGACGACGTCATCAAGACGCTGAACGCCGCCGTGGTCAAGGTCATGAACTCACCCAAGCTGCAGGCCAGTTTCCGGCAGGAAGGCGCCGAGCCCACCAGCAGTTCGCCCGGCGAGCTCAAGGCCTTCATCGACAAGCAGATCCTTTACTGGAACAAGGTGATCAAGAAGCTGAACCTGCAGATCAGTTGA
- a CDS encoding enoyl-CoA hydratase, translating to MTRQRLLQDEICDQLIVEKDGPTGWITFNDPDRHNAVSYAMWAAIPVALDAFLRDPGIRSVVLTGAGEKAFVSGANISQFDALRTGTDAVEQYEVVAEAAQLALRDFPKPLLARIHGYCIGGGLNIALCCDLRIASEASSFSIPAGKLGLGYRFTAIQNLVRATGTANALEIFLTADRFPAGQAREKGLLHAVAPREDLDACLAGYLDKINALAPLTLQAGKKMIHILADRCADIDLDAMKALVVQCFDSDDYKEGKKAFAEKRRPVFKGR from the coding sequence ATGACCCGCCAGCGCCTGCTGCAAGACGAGATCTGCGACCAGCTGATCGTGGAGAAGGACGGCCCGACCGGCTGGATCACGTTCAACGATCCCGACCGCCACAACGCCGTCTCGTACGCGATGTGGGCGGCCATACCGGTCGCGCTGGACGCCTTCCTGCGCGACCCCGGCATCCGCAGCGTGGTGCTGACGGGCGCCGGCGAAAAGGCTTTCGTCAGCGGCGCGAACATCTCGCAGTTCGACGCGCTGCGCACCGGCACCGACGCGGTCGAGCAGTACGAGGTCGTGGCCGAGGCCGCCCAGCTCGCGCTGCGCGACTTCCCCAAGCCGCTGCTGGCGCGCATCCATGGCTATTGCATAGGCGGCGGGCTGAACATCGCGCTGTGCTGCGACCTGCGCATCGCCAGCGAGGCGTCCTCGTTCTCCATTCCCGCCGGCAAGCTGGGGCTGGGCTATCGCTTCACGGCCATCCAGAACCTGGTGCGCGCCACCGGCACCGCCAACGCGCTCGAGATCTTCCTGACGGCGGACCGCTTCCCCGCCGGACAGGCGCGCGAGAAGGGCCTGCTGCACGCGGTGGCGCCGCGCGAGGACCTCGATGCCTGCCTGGCCGGCTACCTCGACAAGATCAATGCGCTCGCGCCGCTGACGCTGCAGGCGGGCAAGAAGATGATCCACATCCTGGCCGACCGGTGCGCGGACATCGACCTGGATGCGATGAAGGCGCTGGTGGTCCAGTGCTTCGACAGTGACGATTACAAAGAAGGCAAGAAAGCCTTCGCGGAAAAGCGGCGGCCCGTCTTCAAAGGCCGCTGA